The following coding sequences lie in one Kamptonema formosum PCC 6407 genomic window:
- a CDS encoding 3-oxoacyl-ACP synthase III family protein translates to MSQSVGIRSIAVSFPKEVIGNNYFLENYPELFDTTKQASFSKAFTPVEGAETNAWTKTMLPYVSDPFRGSIERRIISGDETSLTLEHNAALQAIELANLTVWDVDLMIVSSMFPHHIIPGNAAYLAKQLNLECPAFNLGSSCAGSLFALEDACLRVASGRYKNILVVVSCTYSRFCKGEAFSIFSGDGAGAFLVGKLEANQGLIGSEIINTKESCGAVSADLTTDVQGQPVFMVRANKEAGKKMPELFTKYFRKCCTGALENADVTLKEIDFFIFYAATAWYVDFCVEELGIDPAKTINIYPHYTNISTASVVVALHHAAKLGKINEGDLVLVYAHGFVGNAAAMVIRWGKVALGPMPTPSPSFINVPAAVMV, encoded by the coding sequence ATGTCTCAATCAGTAGGTATTCGATCAATAGCTGTTAGCTTTCCAAAAGAAGTTATTGGAAATAATTACTTTTTAGAAAACTATCCAGAACTCTTCGATACAACAAAACAAGCAAGTTTTTCCAAGGCTTTTACACCTGTAGAAGGTGCTGAAACGAATGCCTGGACAAAGACGATGCTCCCATACGTATCCGATCCTTTTCGAGGTAGTATTGAGCGCCGGATTATTAGTGGTGATGAGACTTCATTAACTCTTGAACATAATGCAGCTTTACAAGCTATTGAATTAGCAAATCTGACTGTTTGGGATGTTGATTTAATGATTGTTTCCTCAATGTTTCCACATCATATTATTCCAGGAAATGCAGCTTATCTAGCAAAGCAATTAAACCTAGAATGTCCGGCTTTCAATCTCGGTTCAAGCTGTGCTGGTTCACTTTTTGCTCTTGAAGATGCTTGCTTGCGAGTTGCATCTGGACGATACAAAAATATTTTGGTCGTAGTTTCATGCACATACTCTCGATTCTGTAAGGGAGAAGCTTTTTCTATCTTCTCCGGTGATGGAGCAGGTGCTTTTTTGGTTGGTAAACTTGAAGCAAATCAAGGACTTATTGGGTCAGAAATTATCAACACTAAAGAATCGTGTGGGGCTGTTTCCGCAGACCTCACAACTGACGTTCAAGGTCAACCAGTATTCATGGTTCGGGCAAACAAAGAAGCTGGTAAAAAAATGCCAGAATTATTCACGAAATACTTTCGTAAGTGCTGTACTGGTGCTTTAGAAAATGCTGACGTGACTTTGAAGGAAATCGATTTCTTTATTTTTTATGCTGCGACAGCATGGTACGTTGATTTCTGCGTAGAAGAGTTAGGTATTGATCCTGCGAAAACAATCAATATTTACCCTCACTATACTAATATTTCTACAGCTTCGGTTGTAGTTGCTTTGCATCATGCAGCAAAGCTAGGAAAAATTAACGAGGGTGATTTGGTTCTTGTTTACGCTCATGGTTTTGTGGGTAATGCTGCTGCAATGGTTATCCGCTGGGGGAAAGTTGCATTAGGCCCCATGCCAACTCCATCGCCAAGCTTCATCAATGTTCCGGCAGCAGTAATGGTTTGA
- a CDS encoding SDR family oxidoreductase, whose amino-acid sequence MMFYSREFDGKVALVTGGSSGIGKAIAFAFASAGANIVIAGRRVAEGEQTVHEICERGGEAIFVKTDVSQEADVKALVDKTVEVYGRLDYACNNAGVIVGGSITTLLESDWDRITNVNLKGTWLCLKYEIPAMLQQGGAIVNIASIAGITGLVGFSIYSASKGGIIALTQTAAMEYAKSGIRINAVSPGAIQTEALNMNIPIDQLAYIEAQHPVGRIGQPEEVANAVTWLCSEKASFVTGHNMVIDGGYTAQ is encoded by the coding sequence ATGATGTTCTACTCAAGAGAATTCGATGGAAAAGTTGCGCTTGTTACTGGAGGTTCATCAGGTATTGGCAAAGCAATAGCATTCGCATTTGCTAGCGCTGGAGCAAATATAGTAATTGCTGGTCGCCGAGTTGCGGAAGGGGAACAAACAGTCCATGAAATTTGTGAAAGAGGAGGGGAGGCTATTTTTGTGAAAACTGATGTTTCTCAGGAGGCTGATGTAAAAGCATTGGTTGACAAAACTGTGGAAGTTTATGGTCGTTTAGACTACGCCTGTAACAATGCTGGCGTAATTGTAGGAGGTTCGATTACAACTCTTTTAGAATCAGATTGGGATCGCATAACTAATGTAAACCTTAAAGGAACTTGGCTTTGTCTCAAATATGAGATCCCTGCTATGCTCCAACAAGGCGGTGCTATCGTGAATATAGCATCTATAGCTGGAATTACTGGCTTGGTTGGTTTTTCTATCTATTCAGCTAGCAAAGGCGGGATTATTGCTTTAACCCAAACCGCAGCGATGGAGTATGCTAAGTCTGGCATCCGCATCAATGCTGTTAGTCCAGGAGCCATCCAGACTGAGGCTCTAAATATGAATATCCCCATAGACCAACTTGCTTATATAGAAGCACAGCATCCTGTGGGACGTATCGGTCAGCCAGAGGAGGTTGCTAATGCTGTTACGTGGCTATGTTCGGAAAAAGCTTCGTTTGTTACAGGGCATAACATGGTGATTGACGGCGGATACACCGCGCAGTAG
- a CDS encoding trifunctional serine/threonine-protein kinase/ATP-binding protein/sensor histidine kinase, whose amino-acid sequence MLKLNGYQLFQPIYEGFKTVIYQAERSSDNTPVIIKTLRADYPTLEEIARLRHEYNILQSLKIEKIIKPIEITNYQHSLVLVLEYFDSQSLKKFVNAENLELKQFLNIAIQIAEILAQLHQNHVIHKDIKPQNIIINPQTKQIKIIDFSIATSLERETQSPMNPNCIEGTLAYMSPEQTGRMNRTLDYRTDFYSLGVTFYEMLTGQLPFNSLDPMELIHCHIAKNPIPLHQRNPELPITIANIVTKLLAKNAEDRYQSALGLKADLEECLTQLQTTGKIEDFIPGKVDKTGQFLIPQKLYGREAEVETLLQAFERVSLGQSEMMLVSGYSGIGKTCVIQEIHKQIVRQRGYFISGKFDQFKRDIPYAAITQALQELIRQLLTQNYDEIAVWKEKLLVALGENGQIIIDVIPEVELILGKQPEVSQLGSTETQNRFNRIFQQFIYVFAQPSHPLVLFLDDLQWADLASLNVIEQLMTDSDNHYLLMIGAYRDNEVSPVHPTIQTLEKIEKAGSPVNNVVLQPLDIIHVSQLVGDTLSEVAINGNRIFELSELLYNKTQGNPFFLTQLFKTLASEKSLSFNFELNQWQWSIEKIQSLGITDFNVVELVARNIRKLPDNTQQVLRLAACIGSRFNLDVLAIVNEKSSHDTAEDLWTALQTGLILPLNQDYKIALLFQPDDKNELLFDKSRVGYKFLHDRVQQAAYSLIPEAGRKPTHLKIGQLVWKNTPSENLEENIFDIVNQVNIGREFIVSELEKKELANFNLKAGKKAKTATAYKAAIGYLNVALELLPESGWQSHYELTKNIHLEALELEYLNTNFERAEKLSEIVFLQIHSLLDKVKAYEFKISFYYSQNQPQKALDIALKILKMLKIDLPNQPNKLNIMFNYILIKFKLERYSLEDLIDLPLMTDPYQLAAVRILINVLPATFSVNPLLFPLMVFKMMDIALKYGNSSLSAYIFGAYSIILCSAIGDIESGYRFGKLSLIILDKFNAKELKAKVYMMFNIFVIIWKEKIINVRQSLEEGFQAGLLNGDIHYACQCATNYCTYSIFTEVNLDNLSRKQAEYIDLIVKLKEEFLGVIINLWHQFTLNLLRKASDNKLLISDSFNEETTLAVFIATNNPTGIMHIYIAKVIVLYLFKDFLLSVRAGQSAENYQQSLSGSLFFVQYKFYYSLAILAHYPATTKTEQKQYLKQVATHQKQMKTWASHAPMNFQHKYELVEAEKARVLGQNEIAITYYERAINGAKEQGFIQEEALANERAAEFYLALGREKVAKTYMTEAYYCYIRWGAIAKVRDLEETYPHLISRTQQPETSSLDPTSTTTSNRTTTSTSDHSTSLDLGTIMKAAQALSGEIVLSELLGKLMTILIENAGATRGSLLTKPTFSSNQSENQWVISANGIVEGNDLNVLTNPQQPEEENTSIPLLGNAVPAAIINYVARTKETVVLNDASHEGIFKKDPYIQQNQPKSILCTPLLNQGQLTGIIYLENNLTTVAFTADRLTVLQMLSGQAAIAITNAKLYAEVNQLNQNLEQANQQLAAYSETLEQKVEERTAELKTAQKQIVASEKLASLGALTAGVAHEIRNPLNFVTSLATLSEDLTSEIAEQIDRQSHNLDSESLELINENLTYLKRNVSEINEQGQRANSIIQSMLLHARSDGSNRQKTDINALVAQALQLAYHSIRAKDKTFNLTIETDYDKSIEELDVAFSDLSRALINIIDNACYASHIKQFKMTSDFTPTVSITTKNLGTAIEIRIRDNGIGIPKENQQKIFLPFFTTKPPGQGTGLGLSITHDIIVGQHRGNLEVQTEPENYTEFIITLPKS is encoded by the coding sequence ATGCTAAAACTCAACGGCTACCAACTTTTTCAACCCATTTACGAAGGCTTCAAAACCGTTATTTATCAAGCCGAACGATCCTCAGATAATACTCCCGTAATTATCAAAACTCTCAGAGCAGATTATCCCACCCTAGAAGAAATCGCCCGCCTCCGACATGAATACAATATCCTTCAAAGTTTAAAGATAGAAAAAATTATTAAACCGATTGAAATAACGAACTACCAACATAGTTTAGTTTTGGTTTTAGAATACTTTGACTCTCAGTCATTAAAAAAATTTGTCAATGCAGAAAACCTTGAATTAAAACAATTCCTAAATATTGCTATTCAGATAGCAGAAATTTTAGCCCAACTGCACCAGAATCACGTAATTCATAAAGATATTAAACCGCAAAACATTATTATAAATCCCCAAACCAAGCAAATAAAAATTATAGACTTCAGCATTGCTACCAGCTTGGAAAGAGAAACCCAAAGCCCCATGAATCCCAATTGCATTGAAGGCACTCTTGCTTATATGTCCCCAGAACAAACTGGGAGAATGAACCGCACCCTTGACTATCGCACTGACTTTTATTCCTTGGGTGTCACATTCTACGAGATGTTGACGGGTCAATTGCCTTTCAATTCACTAGATCCAATGGAATTGATACATTGCCACATTGCAAAAAACCCCATTCCACTCCACCAACGCAATCCAGAATTACCAATAACCATAGCGAATATTGTCACAAAATTGTTGGCTAAAAATGCTGAAGATAGATATCAAAGTGCTTTGGGATTAAAAGCTGATTTAGAAGAATGCTTGACGCAACTGCAAACAACAGGAAAAATTGAAGACTTTATTCCGGGTAAAGTGGATAAAACTGGACAATTCCTGATTCCGCAAAAACTATACGGACGGGAAGCGGAAGTGGAAACTCTCTTACAAGCCTTTGAGCGGGTCAGCTTAGGGCAAAGCGAAATGATGCTAGTTTCTGGTTATTCTGGCATTGGCAAAACTTGCGTAATTCAGGAAATTCACAAACAAATTGTTCGGCAAAGGGGATATTTTATTAGCGGTAAGTTCGATCAATTTAAGCGAGATATTCCCTATGCCGCTATTACTCAGGCTTTGCAAGAACTTATTCGGCAGCTATTGACACAAAATTATGACGAAATTGCTGTTTGGAAAGAGAAACTGCTTGTAGCTTTAGGCGAAAATGGGCAAATTATTATTGACGTTATTCCAGAAGTGGAACTAATTCTCGGCAAACAGCCTGAAGTTTCTCAATTAGGGTCTACAGAAACCCAAAACCGTTTCAATCGTATATTTCAGCAATTCATTTACGTTTTTGCTCAACCCTCGCATCCCCTAGTCTTGTTTCTTGATGACTTACAATGGGCAGATTTAGCTTCTCTAAATGTAATCGAACAGTTAATGACGGACTCGGATAATCATTACCTGTTAATGATTGGTGCCTATCGAGATAATGAAGTGAGTCCAGTTCACCCGACTATTCAAACTTTAGAAAAAATTGAGAAAGCTGGTTCTCCTGTGAATAATGTTGTGTTGCAACCCTTAGATATTATTCATGTCAGTCAGTTAGTAGGCGATACCTTGAGCGAGGTTGCTATAAACGGCAACCGCATTTTCGAGCTATCTGAATTATTATATAATAAAACTCAAGGAAATCCATTTTTTTTAACGCAGCTATTTAAAACTTTAGCCTCTGAAAAATCATTAAGTTTTAATTTTGAATTAAATCAGTGGCAGTGGAGCATTGAGAAGATTCAAAGCTTAGGAATTACCGACTTCAATGTAGTCGAACTGGTAGCTAGGAATATTCGTAAATTGCCAGATAATACCCAGCAAGTTCTGAGATTAGCAGCTTGTATTGGTAGCCGATTTAATTTGGATGTTTTGGCGATTGTCAATGAGAAATCTTCTCACGATACCGCAGAGGATTTGTGGACGGCTTTGCAAACCGGATTAATTTTACCGTTAAATCAGGATTATAAAATAGCTTTATTGTTTCAACCAGATGATAAGAACGAGTTGTTGTTTGATAAATCGAGAGTGGGTTATAAGTTCTTACACGACAGAGTACAACAAGCAGCTTACTCTTTAATTCCAGAAGCAGGCAGAAAACCAACTCACCTGAAAATCGGTCAATTGGTGTGGAAAAATACGCCGAGCGAAAATCTTGAAGAAAATATTTTCGATATTGTCAATCAAGTAAATATCGGACGAGAGTTTATCGTATCTGAATTGGAAAAAAAAGAGCTAGCTAATTTTAATTTAAAAGCCGGAAAGAAAGCAAAAACTGCGACCGCTTATAAAGCAGCTATTGGGTATTTGAATGTGGCTTTAGAGCTTCTGCCAGAATCAGGCTGGCAAAGTCACTATGAATTAACAAAAAATATTCATTTGGAAGCGTTAGAGTTAGAATATCTAAATACTAATTTTGAGCGGGCGGAAAAACTGTCTGAAATTGTGTTTTTACAAATTCACAGTCTTTTAGATAAAGTCAAAGCTTATGAATTTAAAATTAGCTTTTATTATTCTCAAAATCAACCGCAAAAGGCTCTTGATATAGCTTTAAAAATATTAAAAATGTTAAAAATTGATTTGCCTAATCAGCCGAACAAATTAAATATTATGTTTAATTATATTTTGATAAAATTCAAGCTAGAGCGCTATTCACTAGAAGATTTAATCGATCTTCCTTTAATGACTGATCCCTATCAACTTGCGGCTGTGAGAATATTAATTAATGTTCTGCCAGCTACTTTTAGCGTCAATCCTCTCCTTTTTCCTCTCATGGTATTCAAAATGATGGATATTGCTTTAAAGTATGGCAATTCATCTCTATCTGCTTACATATTTGGAGCTTATAGCATTATTTTATGTTCGGCTATAGGAGACATAGAGTCGGGGTATCGATTTGGTAAATTATCTTTAATAATATTAGATAAATTTAACGCCAAAGAACTCAAAGCCAAAGTTTACATGATGTTTAATATTTTTGTTATAATTTGGAAAGAAAAAATTATAAATGTTCGTCAATCTTTAGAAGAGGGATTCCAAGCCGGTTTGTTAAATGGAGACATTCATTACGCTTGCCAATGTGCTACTAACTATTGCACATATAGTATTTTTACGGAAGTTAATTTAGATAATTTATCTCGAAAGCAAGCAGAATACATTGACTTAATAGTAAAGTTAAAAGAAGAGTTTCTTGGTGTTATCATAAATTTATGGCATCAGTTTACGCTCAATCTTTTAAGAAAAGCTAGTGATAATAAATTGCTAATAAGCGACAGTTTTAATGAAGAAACAACTCTGGCAGTATTTATTGCAACCAATAATCCTACGGGGATAATGCACATTTATATAGCCAAAGTGATTGTATTATATTTATTTAAAGATTTTCTCTTATCGGTGAGAGCAGGTCAATCAGCAGAGAATTACCAACAAAGTTTAAGTGGTTCATTGTTTTTTGTTCAGTACAAATTTTACTACTCTCTAGCCATCCTCGCCCACTACCCAGCCACCACCAAAACCGAACAAAAACAATACCTGAAACAAGTAGCCACCCATCAAAAACAAATGAAAACCTGGGCAAGTCACGCCCCCATGAACTTCCAACACAAATACGAACTCGTAGAAGCAGAAAAAGCGCGAGTATTAGGACAAAATGAGATAGCAATAACCTACTACGAACGAGCCATAAACGGAGCCAAAGAACAAGGATTTATCCAAGAAGAAGCCCTCGCCAACGAACGTGCAGCCGAATTTTACCTCGCCCTCGGTAGAGAAAAAGTCGCCAAAACCTACATGACCGAAGCCTATTACTGCTACATTCGCTGGGGAGCTATCGCCAAAGTCAGAGACTTAGAAGAAACATATCCCCATCTCATCTCCCGCACGCAACAGCCTGAAACTAGCAGCCTCGACCCCACTAGCACAACCACCTCAAATCGGACAACAACCTCTACTTCCGACCATTCAACATCACTTGACCTGGGTACAATTATGAAAGCAGCGCAGGCGTTATCTGGGGAAATTGTTCTCAGCGAACTGCTAGGTAAATTAATGACCATTCTCATAGAAAATGCTGGCGCTACTCGCGGGTCATTGCTCACCAAACCAACTTTTTCATCTAACCAAAGTGAGAATCAGTGGGTGATTTCAGCCAACGGTATCGTGGAAGGTAACGACCTCAATGTATTGACCAATCCTCAACAACCAGAAGAGGAAAATACTTCTATTCCTTTACTAGGAAATGCAGTTCCAGCCGCGATTATCAACTATGTTGCCCGTACTAAAGAAACAGTAGTTTTAAACGATGCCAGCCACGAAGGAATCTTCAAAAAAGACCCCTACATTCAACAAAATCAGCCCAAATCAATCTTGTGTACGCCCCTGCTCAATCAAGGTCAACTTACAGGGATTATCTATCTCGAAAATAACTTGACAACCGTTGCCTTTACCGCTGACAGACTCACAGTCTTACAAATGCTATCGGGACAAGCTGCAATTGCCATTACCAATGCCAAACTTTATGCAGAAGTCAATCAGCTCAATCAAAATTTAGAACAAGCTAACCAACAACTTGCAGCATATTCGGAAACCCTGGAACAGAAAGTTGAAGAACGAACTGCTGAATTAAAAACAGCTCAAAAACAAATAGTAGCCTCAGAAAAACTCGCCTCCCTTGGAGCCCTCACCGCAGGTGTTGCCCACGAAATTCGCAACCCCCTCAACTTCGTCACTTCTCTTGCTACTCTCTCAGAAGACTTAACATCTGAAATCGCAGAACAAATAGACCGCCAATCCCACAATTTAGACTCAGAATCCCTGGAATTAATTAATGAAAACCTGACTTATCTTAAGCGCAACGTATCAGAAATTAACGAACAAGGGCAACGCGCTAACAGCATTATTCAAAGTATGCTCTTGCACGCTCGCAGCGACGGCAGTAACCGCCAAAAAACTGACATCAACGCCCTCGTCGCTCAAGCCCTACAATTAGCTTACCACAGCATTCGTGCCAAAGATAAAACCTTTAATCTTACCATTGAAACCGACTATGACAAATCAATTGAAGAACTAGATGTCGCCTTTTCTGACCTCAGCCGCGCCTTAATTAACATCATCGATAATGCTTGTTATGCCTCGCATATTAAACAGTTTAAAATGACTTCAGATTTCACTCCCACTGTTTCTATTACCACTAAAAATCTAGGCACTGCAATAGAAATTCGCATTCGTGATAATGGCATCGGCATTCCCAAGGAAAATCAACAAAAAATATTCCTCCCTTTCTTCACTACCAAGCCTCCCGGACAGGGAACAGGTTTAGGTTTATCCATCACTCACGATATCATTGTTGGACAACACCGAGGCAATTTGGAAGTGCAAACTGAACCTGAAAATTACACCGAATTTATCATTACTTTGCCCAAAAGTTAA
- a CDS encoding hybrid sensor histidine kinase/response regulator gives MTAKILVVDDEQLLEYVIQQRFRQKIRVKEIEFVFAHNGREALEKIAESPPFDLVLTDINMPEMDGLTLLEKLSEIDNTLKAVVISAYGDMQNIRTAMNRGAFDFLTKPIDFQDMEITIQRALEAVTQVRQNLTELQQAQTQLIQNEKMASVGQLVAGVAHEINNPISFILGNVEHAENYFQELITALNIYQKYSSINNPEIKTQIEALDLPFILEDLPQLLNSMKEGTERIRGISISLRTFSRADSTSKVRFNIHEGIDSSLLILRHRLKANDHKPEIQVIKDYGEIPPLECYPGQLNQVFLNIIANAIDALEEWNIERSRDEIKANPNKITIRTFLTDESEKMIEDNSTSHVIISIADNGMGMTEEVKQRVFNHLFTTKSVGKGTGLGLSISRSIIEEKHGGWLSCNSAPGDGTEFIIEIPT, from the coding sequence ATGACAGCCAAAATCCTAGTCGTCGATGATGAACAACTTTTAGAATACGTCATTCAACAAAGATTCCGGCAAAAAATTAGGGTCAAAGAAATTGAATTTGTTTTTGCTCACAATGGCAGAGAAGCCTTAGAAAAAATTGCAGAATCTCCACCCTTCGATTTAGTGCTAACAGATATTAATATGCCCGAAATGGATGGGCTAACTTTACTAGAAAAACTCTCAGAAATCGATAATACATTAAAAGCAGTCGTCATCTCCGCCTATGGAGATATGCAAAACATAAGAACTGCCATGAACCGGGGAGCCTTTGACTTTTTGACAAAACCTATTGATTTTCAAGATATGGAAATCACTATCCAAAGAGCCTTAGAAGCAGTTACACAAGTCAGACAAAATTTAACAGAACTCCAACAGGCGCAAACCCAACTCATTCAAAACGAAAAAATGGCTTCCGTCGGCCAGTTAGTTGCCGGAGTTGCCCACGAAATTAACAATCCCATTAGCTTCATTTTAGGAAACGTTGAACACGCCGAAAACTACTTTCAAGAATTGATAACTGCCCTCAACATTTATCAAAAATACAGCTCCATAAATAATCCAGAAATCAAAACTCAAATTGAAGCTCTTGACCTTCCTTTTATCTTAGAAGACTTGCCGCAATTGCTCAATTCTATGAAAGAAGGGACTGAGCGCATTCGGGGCATCAGCATTTCTCTGAGAACTTTTTCGCGGGCAGATAGTACATCTAAAGTTCGTTTCAATATCCATGAAGGAATTGATAGTAGCTTATTAATTTTGAGACATCGACTCAAAGCAAACGATCACAAACCCGAAATTCAAGTGATCAAAGACTATGGAGAAATTCCACCATTAGAGTGTTATCCCGGACAGCTAAATCAGGTATTTTTGAATATCATTGCTAATGCCATTGACGCATTGGAAGAATGGAATATAGAGCGAAGTCGCGATGAAATTAAGGCGAATCCTAATAAAATTACGATTCGCACTTTCCTTACCGATGAGAGCGAAAAGATGATCGAGGATAATTCCACTTCTCATGTTATAATTTCTATTGCTGACAACGGGATGGGAATGACAGAAGAGGTAAAACAGCGGGTATTTAACCACTTATTTACTACAAAATCTGTGGGTAAAGGGACGGGATTGGGATTGTCAATTTCACGGTCTATTATTGAAGAAAAACACGGGGGATGGCTCAGTTGTAACTCTGCACCTGGCGACGGAACTGAATTTATTATTGAAATTCCCACTTAA
- a CDS encoding putative bifunctional diguanylate cyclase/phosphodiesterase → MTAKILVIDDEPLLEYVILQLFRHQISTQEFEFDFATNGVQALDKLQANGSFDLVLTDISMPEMDGLTLLENLPAIDPTLKAVVVSAYGDMPNIRTAMNRGAFDFLTKPIDFDDLKITINKTLEFVRLAREKERQLTTANEQIRYQAFYDELTGLPNRNLLLKEMRSGINTIVESGHLEAILFLALNRYQIVKYGLGHSRGEQLLVEVARRLEACVLNANLIARVGENTFAIWLANITNSQLALDAAERIRQSLERPSNLNGTAVFSSISIGIALSAIDTEDAEDLLRAADAATHEAFVRGAGSAVVFNVDMQSRALKQLQLETDLQNAINLQQFYLNYQPIVSFATGRIVGFEALVRWRHPSRGLVPPSEFIPVAERTGLIVALGEWILSEAVACLSKWKLEFPNYLPLNMSVNLSGLQLFAPNLLPLLDSLLRVHNLKGEFLKLEITESVLMENAEAAADVLELLKTRQFRVCLDDFGTGYSNLSYLQLLPIDTLKIDRSFVNCMEEGGKKLALVGAILNLASSLELEVIAEGVETEEQLIMLRALGCHSYQGYFFSRPLEEEGAVALLRATSLLSDT, encoded by the coding sequence ATGACAGCTAAAATCTTAGTAATTGATGACGAACCACTTTTAGAATATGTAATCCTTCAGCTATTTCGGCATCAAATCAGCACTCAAGAATTTGAGTTTGATTTTGCAACTAATGGAGTCCAAGCTTTAGATAAACTGCAAGCTAATGGCTCCTTTGACTTGGTGCTAACAGATATTAGTATGCCCGAAATGGACGGTTTAACTTTGCTAGAGAACCTGCCAGCTATTGACCCGACGCTCAAAGCTGTAGTAGTTTCAGCTTACGGGGATATGCCAAATATTAGGACAGCTATGAATCGGGGTGCTTTTGATTTTTTAACGAAGCCGATTGATTTTGATGACTTAAAAATTACCATTAATAAAACTTTAGAGTTTGTGCGACTTGCTAGGGAAAAAGAGCGGCAACTTACTACAGCCAATGAACAAATTCGCTACCAAGCATTTTACGACGAGCTGACGGGTTTGCCTAACCGTAATTTGCTTTTAAAGGAGATGCGTAGCGGTATAAATACTATCGTAGAATCTGGTCATCTAGAAGCTATTTTATTTCTAGCTCTTAACCGCTATCAAATTGTTAAATATGGCTTAGGTCATTCTAGAGGAGAGCAGTTGCTAGTAGAAGTAGCGCGACGTTTAGAGGCTTGTGTTCTGAATGCGAATCTAATCGCAAGAGTGGGAGAAAATACCTTTGCGATTTGGCTAGCAAATATTACTAATTCTCAGTTAGCTTTAGATGCAGCAGAACGCATCCGCCAATCTTTAGAAAGGCCATCTAATTTGAATGGAACTGCGGTTTTTTCTAGTATTAGTATTGGCATTGCTTTAAGTGCAATTGATACAGAAGATGCGGAAGATTTGCTGCGGGCGGCTGACGCGGCTACCCATGAGGCTTTTGTTCGGGGTGCTGGTAGTGCCGTTGTATTTAATGTTGATATGCAGTCGCGAGCTTTAAAACAACTTCAGTTAGAAACTGACTTGCAAAACGCCATTAATTTACAACAGTTTTATCTTAATTATCAGCCAATAGTCTCTTTTGCGACAGGTCGGATAGTAGGATTTGAAGCTTTGGTAAGATGGCGACATCCTTCACGCGGGTTAGTTCCTCCGAGCGAGTTTATTCCTGTAGCGGAAAGAACGGGTTTGATTGTGGCATTAGGGGAGTGGATACTGTCGGAAGCAGTGGCTTGTTTAAGTAAATGGAAGTTAGAATTTCCTAATTATTTGCCTTTAAATATGAGTGTGAATTTATCTGGTCTTCAGTTATTTGCTCCTAATTTGTTACCGCTATTAGACTCGCTTCTACGAGTGCATAATTTGAAGGGCGAATTTTTGAAGTTAGAGATTACTGAGAGTGTTTTAATGGAGAATGCTGAGGCGGCGGCTGACGTACTAGAGCTATTGAAAACTCGCCAATTTAGGGTTTGCTTGGATGACTTTGGGACGGGATATTCAAATTTATCTTATTTACAATTACTGCCGATTGATACTCTCAAGATTGACCGCTCTTTTGTTAATTGTATGGAGGAAGGAGGGAAAAAATTGGCTTTGGTAGGGGCAATTTTAAATCTAGCAAGTTCTTTGGAATTAGAAGTAATTGCGGAAGGAGTGGAGACGGAAGAGCAACTAATCATGCTCCGTGCTTTGGGATGTCATTCCTATCAGGGGTACTTTTTCTCGCGACCTTTGGAGGAGGAAGGAGCTGTTGCTTTGTTGAGGGCTACAAGTCTTTTAAGCGATACTTAA